The sequence below is a genomic window from Pseudorasbora parva isolate DD20220531a chromosome 4, ASM2467924v1, whole genome shotgun sequence.
GACAGGGACAGTTTTAATCGCGAGAATAACGGTGATGGACACCAACACATTGGGATTAGGATCTAAATCTAATGCTTGATAAACTATTTACGATATCTATGACTCCTGGAATAATATGCTCTGCACTGGTGTATGTGAGCCTTGTGCATAAGCACAGATGAATGCTGCATGTCTGAATGGGTGTGTGATGGCTTGTGTAGACGTCACAGCATCTCTCAACAGCTTCCTGGGACCATCATCCGCCATCCCTTTAATGACGGGGAGCCCTGGAAACACATCGACCTCCGTTATCTCGCGACTATGGCCGCCGTTCCAGCGATAATAAACATCGCGATTTCGTTGAAAATCCAACCTAATGACGGACCCGTGTTTTATAAAGTGGACGGGACAAGGTTCGGCCAGAGCAGGACAATCAAAATGCTAACAGGATCCAAATACAAAATTGAGGTGATCGTGAAACCGGGTAGCACGGAGGCCATGTAAGTCGGTTCAACGGGAATACGCGGCTGAATTCGTCGTGTAAACCCTGTATTAGCTATGCGTCTGATAAATTGTTGCATATAGCCTAGctcataaaaaaaacatcttatcGATGTTTTGCCTTTATTGTAACGATGTCGAAATATGCACCTGCGCCCCTGTAAGAAATGAAATAGCACATCGCTTATCCTATATATAGACTGCGTATGTGCATTAAATGGGATTCTTTATTTGGGAAATGCATTATCTTTAGAAACGTCTAATCGCTGTAGGCTACAACTGAACCATGCTGACGTGCACAAGTCTTTAATGTTTTATCGGCAGATAGATAGCCTGACACTTGTTTAAATGGGTTTTCAGCACAATGGGGATCGGTGGAAAGACCTTCCCGTTGGAACAGCAGTCCAAAGATGATGAGCAGATCGTCTACAATGGCACCTACGATACTGAGGGTGTGCCACACACCAAGAGCGGGGACAGACAACCAGTGCAGGTCTCCATTGAGGTAACAAAACCAGCACAGAATGATCAGCCTACTGAAATCATGTGGAATTTGGTAGATGCTAAATTGCTCAAACAAGAGGATTAGGGATTTGAAGCTAAGTATGAGACTTCACCCGACCTGGTGTGCATGATGCCTCGAATCACTGAAGGCATTTATTTGGTTGTTTATGATTTGCAGGTGATAAAACAGGACAAAAAAATCGTACATTGAAGGAGCTGGGGCTTGCAAGAGAGTGACAGGGGGTCTGTGGGAAAGTCTAtaggaaaaaaactgtaaaaaaaaaaaaaaacggtttacatttttttataactagtttaaaataaacgggttaagcaaaaaaaaaaaaaaagattaaaataaaaatatatgcatTAGTTAGTTATTCatctattaaataaattaaattaagataaataaaataaaaaatgattaatataaataaataaaaaagtagattaaataaataagaaataaatattacatataacACTACATTACTATATTGAgtagaacaaaatatataataatgtaactgaaacaaatttaacatttataatattttaaatgtttataaaaaatCTGTGTTTATAAAAGATAGATGCTTTATGAATTTTCCCTCACACAGGGATGGGTCTGTGGCATCTAAAAGATTGAGAACCACTGGCTTAAGCTGTATCTGGGGTGTCAGAATATCACATTGGAGTGCATGAGCTCTTTTGACCTTTTGTCCATTACCGCATAACAGCACCCTGGAAACCAGCTGCACAGCAGCCATCCACAATCctgtcatttacatttacacactTGGCAGAcatttttatccaaagtgacatTGCATTAAAGCTAAAACCTTAGATTTCATGCCTATCCGGGGAACTGAAGCCACTATCTTGGCGTTGCTGACGTCATGCACTACTGATTGAgctacaattattattattttttataagcaATCACCTTACACTTTCTTCAGAAAACAGAAACATCTAGCTAATAGTTTCTGAAATTCTAGGTCCTTTAATTTTGAAATCAGAATGTTAAGAttcattaaaacatttcaacacAACACTGATTATTATTTTCTACACTTTCTGCACACTACAGTTGATGCTTAAGGATACAAAGCCTATTTTTGTTATTatcaatatacatatatacagtataaaaaataatctccaaaacacacacacacacacacacacacacacacacacacacacacacacacacacatatatatataaaaaaaaatttatacaCTGCCTGGCCAGAAAAAATAAgtcactgtttggatttaaaaaggcaaatgcttaagagtctatGATTGGATGAAAAATatatgcacctcttgatggaataataaatgttgtgatgttatttccatAGAGGTGCATCAGTTTGTGGTCCAGATCTTGTAGTGTCAGTGTAAGAGTCCAGCTCTCTGTAAactctcctccagcacatcccaaagactctCAGTGAGTTTAAGCTCTGGACTCAGAGGAGACAATTCATGAGTGAAGATGAATCTTCATCCTCACAACCATTCCTTCAGTCTGAGCTGATGAATCtggacattgtcatcctggaatatggccataaTGAGTCTTCCTAAATGAAAAgttacacactccatcaatgaGGGTCAGAAGAACTGATGCCGAACATATAACGTGCTAGAGACATactaatcactgcaataatgataaTCAATCATTGACTCTTgagcatttgcctatttaaatccaaacagtgactattttatttttggcCGTGGAGGAAGCAAGTACCTggacaagcaaaaaaaaatctgtaacacctaaaataatagcaataaaaatgtattaactgTGAGCTAAATCGATTTAGGATATTACATGTATATATCTAGTTAATAACTTGTGTAattttgcattgttatagaGCATATGAAGAGAGGTGAACTATTAAATGTTAACCTAACCTTCCATCTTCCTGTCGTCGCCAGTTCAAAGATGCCGGCATGTTTGAGACTGTGTGGCAAGTGAAATACTACAACTACTACAAGAGAGAACACTGCCAGTTCGGCAACAGCTTCAACTGCATCGAGTACGAGGCCAAGCCCAACGAGACCCGCAGCCTCATGTGGATAAACAAAGAGGTGTTCCTGTAAAACACAGCACAGAAGCAGCAGCAAACATGCACAATATGTCCCGTAACCATCATGGGGCCAATGTGTGTGGGACAGACGGCTCCAAGCTCCTCAGTGAACATTAAAGGATGATCCATCAGGGTATCTTTTCACCAGTCAAGCAATGTCTCTGTTTGTCCTACCACTGGTCATGCATGATTTCCAGTTTCAGTTGTCTGTCAGTTCGATCTGAATTTGCTTTATTTGCTGTATGTCTCAAACCTGAGCTGGTGAAACTCCAAAAAAGATGAGTTTTAGGATTTTCAGCTCTCTCTTGGTCATTTGCACATCACACATCTGCTCTATTATGGTAACAAATACACTGAGACCATCTTTCCATGAGACTCAGATAAGAAGGCTCTGAAGGCCTGTATTTAACCCAGTCATTTGCTGTTAAAGAGACAGGCAACGCTTGCTCAAAAAGGTGCTCTATGAACGTACACAGGCTATACATGATACTCTATATTAGTGTGTAATCATAAAAGTAAAGACCAGTCAGTTAATATTGTGGTCTTTTGGAACCAGcgtaaaacaattatttatttgtgaCAGGCGTGCCTGTTTATGGTGTGAATGGATGTTTCATTATTTCCTATTACTGCTTAAACTCTTATTTATGTTGCCTATTTGTTCACAGAAGCATTAGTTCACTGGTGAGAGTTAGACGTGAATGAGAAATGAAGTTAGTGCTTTATTTTGACTTTATTACATTCCTATTTTTATTCATATTCTGATTGTGTTTGCCTGTGTGTTACTGAATATCAGTCTTGATTTGAATCAGTCAAGTGTGACTTTGAGCCAAacttttgactttttttgtaagaatataaaaaatattgttgctTGAAGTTCTGTGCTGTTTTATTAAATGTGTTACAGTTTAAGACAAAATACCAAaagcagaaaaagaaaaaaacgtaCAAATATGCAATAAACTGTAAAATGACACACTGGTTGTTTTTAGTTACgcatattaatttaatttagtaaCCTTATAGCTGACAGACATTATAGATAACTATAATGACCATAATGTGAAGCTATTTTTGTCATCGGATAGCTGCTGCAGATTAAATACAGTATATGggttgttatttttaatatgaaTGAATTCATGCAGTGTCATGCTTATGGTGCCCAGCCCACATGGGCTTATATGACACTATCCAATCATTAGGAAAGATGACCATCaaaatgtaatcatatgcatacaataaaacaatataataagCCACAACATCCTGACATAATCACAACTAAATTACCTCCTGTCAGGGTACAAAGTATTTTGTCGTAATGTCCATGCCTTCTCAACAAAGGTTGccatacaaaaaataataattttcaaatGACCAAAACATAATTTCACCTTCaggaaactaaaattaaaatacagGTTTTTCTGTTGCATCATATTATACAAACCAATTCTTAAATTATTATACAGTGggcaataaaacataaaatggaATTCATCCTTCACCTCACATAAATCACATACAGAACATAACCTGTCCTCCAATGGGACTCCTTTAAAGCTCTAGGGGAAGATAAGAAGTAATAATAAGTATGTTTATGGatctttttaataataaaaccaCCAATAAAATGCTTTCATGACATATATAAAATGTGCCACAgcataaacaaataataaaaaacacaaataaaaaaaaacatttaaaaatgtattcattacaCATGTAAAACATTGCAAAAAATGCAGGTGTTTTATTTAGCCCCAATACCAAAAATGTTCATTACAAAAacaattgtattgtattgtactttattttttacaatcagGTAATTCAACATGAACCAATAATGAAGGCAtttcaaattatatataaacgtttaaattcttaaagggacagtaggctacacacacacacacacacacacacacacacacacacacacacacacacacacacacacacacacacgtagtgtttacatgttttatggggactttccatagcataatggattttatactgtacaaaccgtattttctatcccttacactgcccctgcccctaaacccacccatcataggaaacattctgcatttttactttctcagaaAACTTCTTCTGTATGatttaagatgttttcctcatggggacctaaaaatgtccacacaaggacaaggatttcggatattgccatagttccaaacctgtatgaatttatcTCGTCTGcggaacacaaaataaacactatATGGTCACACTATGTGTGACCATATAGTCACACATAGTGTGACTATATGGTCACACTATGGTGTGACCACATCAACCGTTTGGCTatccatattcttcaaaatttcGTCTTcagtgttcagcagaagaaataaattcttgcaggtttggaacaacatgaaggtgagtaaataatgactgaatttcacttttgtgtgtgtctgtgtgcgtgtgtgtactgtccctttaagtaACAGCATAAATAAATATCCATACATCTCCTCTTCAGTAAAGTCAAACACAAGGTTTCTCTTTCTGACTCAAAATCATTTGATAAGCGTTAATGATGCAAATGTTCGTGTAtattcacagagagagaaacTAAGGCAGAAATACCCGGATGTGATGTGCTGTTCTAATGCACCTCCCCCCTCCGCTCCGCTTCAGTCTCcgctctccctccctccctctctctctctttctctctctctccaccaccaccaccagctcAACCCACTGCCTCTTCTTCCCCCTCCGCTACGGACCTACCGAAGCTACTGCAGTGAATCCGTCATCCGTCGACTGAAAAGACCGAGGAGAAAATCCGAGCGACGCGCTACGCGACTTCCTCGCTCAGAAGAATAACCGTCACCGAAAAGCGACAGTTCAGTTCCGCGAGATTCTGCACAAGGCGAAGACAGCCCCGGCGACAGAATGGTAAGGGTCCCCAACCGTTGCAAATGTATCCGAGATAGCCGATACTTCCTATACTGTTGCGCCTCGTATCAATCGGGCGTTTAAAGCGCTTTTCTGGTTCCGTGACGGGCTGGAAATGCGCTCTCGGTGTCGTGATCAAAACCGTTGTTGATAAAACAGAGCCATGGCTGTCAGTGTGGCCCACGTTCAGGCTCTGTTAGGCTATTAACAGAGAAACACACACGGGAAACACGTCGCTATCTTATATATTTCACTGTAAATGCTGTGTTTGCCCCGATCAGTGATCAAATGTAATGGCGCGGCTGGGAAAGAGAAACATTGTGTGGCTGCTAGTAGCCGAGGCTCGCTCAATCGATACCGCTGTCAAACTGATCGAGAGCTGGTTTGCGTGTAAAATAGATTTGTTGACAACTTCAATCGACTGGTTGATTCTCCAGAAATTATTGAATTTGCTGAGCCATCAGTTATGAGACGGGGATTCCTACATTTGGGGAACTTTTCTACCCCCCTGGCACGATTTTAAATACGTGCTTCTTCATGAAACTTTCGTTTTAAAAGTTTAGATTATAACAGGATTTTCACTCATTTTTAAggttttttaaagggatagttcacccaaatttttttttaatgtattttactcaccctcaaattgtTTCAAACCTTAATTACTGATGAACACAAAGAAAGATTATataaagaatgtttgtaaccatacaggtgtgtgtgtgtgtgtgtgtgtgtgtgtgtgtgtgtgtgtgtgtgtgtcccataCTATGGGTTGCTTAAATTTTCattcttgggtgaactatcccttgtTAGCTAGAAGGTCTCTGTTTGGGCTTGTCCATCCACCCAGTCTTTTTCAGCTTACCCTGTATAATAATTTTCTAAAAAGTCATAAAATTAGGGGGATTTCCCCTTGCATCTTTTCAATTTTGCATCATTATATATTAAAgtcacaatatgtaattttgttGCCCCTACATGTCCCATATTCAAAATGAAGGCGTAGTACGCAGTAGCTTGATGACTCCTTGATTTTgcggagcttttattatgtCACCGACATCTGCTTCTTCCGCCCATGTTTATGCGGGGTAACAAAAgcagtgctgttttatcatatagatacattatttgagtgtgttaTAAGTCTATTTTATAATGTCACTTTATTTAGCGGCTACtctgagacacttgttcacactgcaatGAGGTAGCttgatattaggcatggtactCGCGGTAAACCCAGAaaaccagatttaaacaataaggctTACTGTGTTGAGCTGTATAACTATTTGTTTTCTGTCAGTTCATGTATCCAAAGAGTTGCTCacatgtctaataaaacacaatataataaaaccggaaaccaaGGTTAAtgtgggtatgatgtcattgataggcgatgCACAGACATGGTCCagaaatcttacatattgtgcctttaatatgTGCATTTCTGTTGTTCTTATAACGAGACAATCACTGTCCCGAACACTGCTGTCGTTTCCGCCACACCAGGCATTGTAGATTACAAATGGGTTTCTTCAAAAACCTAATGGTTATTATAAAAATTATGAAGTAACTGGAATGTTTTTAGATTTTACATGATGATCTGAGAGTGGCTTATTAGGTGTCGTTGGCCAAATGGCTTGAGTTTATTAGAAACATTGTTGATAAATCAAGCTTACATGGCTTCACTGTAGTGTTGTGTATGCTATTGTGACAGTTAATGAGCTGATTGACATCAGAGGAAGTTGTACATCTCAAGGTTTTGGTCATACTAGTCCAATCTATATCTACCAATATACAGTAAGTTGAGATGACAGAGGAATGTGTGCCAAACGAGGGTTTGATTGGATGTACTGCCGTTGAGGTAAACAAAATATATGGGatgttaatatttattttgcCATCATAACTATAAATCattgtttttttgcattttctTTTCAGAACAGAGCTGCAACCCATTTTTGACTTTTGACCTAccaaaaatgatttatttttaaattgctgtctaGTAAACTGGTCATTTTGACTGGTCAAATAATGGAAACTCATTGGTCTAAAGGTGTGGGAACCCTGAACCtgttgtttgtgtgttgtaGGCATTGAATTTAGCCTCAATTTACACCGAATTGCTGTCATGAGCAGGGGGCCAATACAATGAGTATGCATGTATAATTAATGATAGCTAATAAAAGATACACAatgtaaaagtttaaaaaagacCTTAGTTGGAATGAGCACTTAATCAGATGCTGGCATCGGCTAATGAGAGAATGGCAGTCTGCATATCTGTGTATCAATGCAAATAAGAAACTCAATGCACTCAATTCAAAGAATAGAAAAGCATGCACACTTGGGAAGTATAGTGTAGCATTACGTGCTTCAAGTTCTAGCTTCACAGACCCAGAATTAGCCTAGTCCCAGACACTACCAAAACCAtgtctatatttattttaaattttatccTGTGGCCCAAATATTTATAGTGCTTTAAGATCCAGCCTACACAAATCAGATCTCTTTCACATTTCCAGTGCTGACCGAAAATGTgttaaatagattttaccatGGTACCATACTACCataaaactgaataaaaaatacCA
It includes:
- the cnrip1a gene encoding CB1 cannabinoid receptor-interacting protein 1a — protein: MAAVPAIINIAISLKIQPNDGPVFYKVDGTRFGQSRTIKMLTGSKYKIEVIVKPGSTEAITMGIGGKTFPLEQQSKDDEQIVYNGTYDTEGVPHTKSGDRQPVQVSIEFKDAGMFETVWQVKYYNYYKREHCQFGNSFNCIEYEAKPNETRSLMWINKEVFL